Proteins encoded within one genomic window of Halorussus salilacus:
- a CDS encoding PAS domain S-box protein produces the protein MSNRAGGSESAFWGDADESEALQRYRTLVNAIDDGIYQLDRDGHFVAVNEVIVETTGYTREELLGEHVAILLDAEDVSAIEREIQRRLAGSGDEAETLELDIRTADGDRIPCELRLNLLVEDGAFRGTIGVVRDVSERKRAERTLTEHERRIELESDLTDRLLKTSPVGIVVLDGDGAVEELNERAREILDVAESERGTYSPSDRPVYDEGGRPIPADEHPFARALETGEPVYDRVLQVERPDGERRWLSVNAEPIPNDEGEIEHVVTTGEDITDIKQRERELEAELGEIFGRVTDAFYALDDEWRITYANERAEDLIDYREEGLVGQDFWEVFEWAADSTLGEEYRTAMETQEPTSFEFYYPEPLESWYEVHAYPSETGLSVYFRDVTERKRRERELEESERRYRALVENFPNGAVALVDRGLRYRTVGGDPIVDDAAVEDLEGRLVGDALPRELADELVPRYEAALGGELGAFETELDGRIYQIRIVPVRDDDGEVFAALGMSQDVTERTERERELEEYRSRYQTLIENFPNGAVALVNRDLRYETFGGTPEGSADVTRGELEGAALRDALPSDLADVVVPRYEAALNGETAEVETTLGGEVYQFHFVPVRDDDGEVFAALGMSQNVTEQRERERYLRDAKAQLEAATEAGAVGTWEWHIPEDEFVTGASFARTFGVDPEAAREGVSIDRIVSAIHEDDRERIERRIEAVMDECGEYEEEYRVWNAEGELRWVVARGHVECDEEGDPVTFPGALTDITERKRAEQALHESEKQLRTLLRLLPVGVIVAEDGGRLVQKNDAAEEIWSGFAEADAVADYERYRGWWPESGEQVAPEEWPLARALRGEEITDSEVIEIEGFDGEHRTVLFHAMPIRNASGDVTRAVVTMIDVTEREERQQRLQEQNERLESFASMLAHELRNPVTIGQIYSQQLPDEADSEAVGYVAEAFDRIEDMIDIMLMMTRGQEAVDGSCPVSLADAAEDAWDEMDQTGRLRVEATDRVRGDETYLRHLFRNLFENAVQHGGTDVTVEVGRLRDGFYVADDGCGIPPEKRDAVFEAGFTTAKDAGGTGLGLAFVGELAEVYEWRCSVTESADGGARFEFRDVEFVSDE, from the coding sequence CCGGATTCCCTGCGAGCTCCGACTCAACCTCCTCGTGGAGGACGGCGCGTTTCGCGGGACCATCGGCGTGGTTCGGGACGTCTCCGAGCGCAAGCGAGCCGAGCGGACGCTCACCGAACACGAACGCCGGATCGAACTCGAAAGCGACCTGACCGACCGGCTCCTCAAGACCAGCCCCGTCGGTATCGTGGTCCTCGACGGCGACGGAGCGGTCGAGGAGCTAAACGAACGCGCGCGGGAGATACTCGACGTTGCGGAGTCCGAACGCGGGACCTACTCGCCCAGCGACAGGCCCGTCTACGACGAAGGCGGCCGACCGATTCCGGCAGACGAACATCCGTTCGCACGCGCACTGGAGACGGGAGAGCCGGTGTACGACCGGGTCCTGCAGGTCGAGCGGCCGGACGGCGAGCGCCGCTGGCTGTCGGTCAACGCCGAACCGATACCGAACGACGAGGGAGAAATCGAGCACGTCGTCACGACCGGTGAGGACATCACCGACATCAAGCAGCGCGAGCGCGAACTCGAAGCCGAACTGGGCGAGATATTCGGTCGAGTCACCGACGCGTTCTACGCGCTCGACGACGAGTGGCGGATCACCTACGCCAACGAGCGCGCCGAGGACCTGATCGACTACCGCGAGGAGGGACTGGTCGGTCAGGACTTCTGGGAGGTGTTCGAGTGGGCGGCCGACTCGACGCTCGGCGAGGAGTACCGGACCGCGATGGAGACTCAGGAACCGACCTCGTTCGAGTTCTACTACCCCGAACCGCTCGAATCGTGGTACGAGGTCCACGCCTACCCCTCCGAGACCGGACTGTCGGTGTACTTCCGGGACGTGACCGAGCGCAAGCGCCGCGAGCGCGAACTCGAGGAGTCAGAGCGCCGCTACCGGGCGCTGGTCGAGAACTTCCCGAACGGCGCGGTCGCGCTCGTCGACCGGGGACTCCGCTATCGGACCGTCGGCGGCGACCCCATCGTCGACGACGCCGCGGTCGAAGACCTCGAGGGACGACTGGTCGGTGACGCGCTCCCGCGGGAACTGGCCGACGAATTGGTCCCGCGATACGAGGCCGCCCTCGGCGGCGAACTCGGCGCGTTCGAGACCGAATTAGACGGTCGCATCTACCAGATACGCATCGTTCCGGTCCGGGACGACGACGGCGAGGTGTTCGCCGCGCTCGGGATGTCCCAGGACGTCACCGAGCGCACCGAGCGCGAACGGGAACTCGAGGAGTATCGGTCGCGGTACCAGACGCTCATCGAGAACTTCCCGAACGGCGCGGTGGCGCTGGTCAACCGCGACCTCCGGTACGAGACCTTCGGGGGCACGCCCGAGGGGAGCGCCGACGTGACGAGAGGGGAACTCGAAGGGGCCGCCCTCCGCGACGCGCTCCCGAGCGACCTCGCCGACGTGGTCGTCCCACGGTACGAGGCCGCCCTGAACGGCGAGACCGCCGAGGTCGAGACCACGCTCGGGGGCGAAGTCTACCAGTTCCACTTCGTCCCGGTCCGGGACGACGACGGCGAGGTGTTCGCCGCGCTCGGAATGTCCCAGAACGTCACCGAGCAACGCGAGCGCGAGCGGTACCTCCGGGACGCCAAGGCGCAACTGGAGGCCGCGACCGAGGCGGGCGCGGTCGGGACGTGGGAGTGGCACATCCCCGAAGACGAGTTCGTCACGGGCGCTTCGTTCGCCCGGACGTTCGGAGTCGACCCCGAGGCGGCCCGCGAGGGCGTCTCTATCGACCGGATAGTCTCCGCCATCCACGAGGACGACCGCGAGCGGATCGAGCGTCGAATCGAGGCGGTGATGGACGAATGCGGGGAGTACGAGGAGGAGTACCGGGTCTGGAACGCCGAGGGCGAACTTCGGTGGGTCGTGGCCCGCGGTCACGTCGAGTGCGACGAGGAGGGCGACCCGGTCACGTTCCCCGGTGCGCTCACCGACATCACGGAGCGAAAGCGCGCCGAGCAGGCGCTGCACGAGAGCGAGAAGCAACTCCGGACGCTCCTTCGGCTACTCCCCGTCGGGGTCATCGTCGCCGAGGACGGCGGGCGACTGGTCCAGAAGAACGACGCCGCCGAGGAGATATGGAGCGGGTTCGCCGAGGCCGACGCCGTGGCCGACTACGAGCGGTATCGGGGGTGGTGGCCCGAGTCCGGCGAGCAGGTCGCCCCCGAGGAGTGGCCGCTCGCCCGGGCGCTCCGGGGCGAGGAGATAACCGACTCTGAGGTCATCGAGATAGAGGGGTTCGACGGCGAGCACCGGACAGTGTTGTTCCACGCCATGCCGATTCGGAACGCGAGCGGCGACGTGACCCGGGCGGTCGTCACGATGATCGACGTCACCGAGCGCGAGGAGCGCCAGCAACGGTTGCAGGAGCAGAACGAGCGACTCGAATCGTTCGCGAGCATGCTCGCCCACGAACTCCGGAATCCCGTCACCATCGGGCAGATATACAGCCAACAGCTCCCCGACGAGGCCGACTCGGAGGCGGTCGGCTACGTGGCCGAGGCGTTCGACCGCATCGAGGACATGATAGACATCATGCTGATGATGACGCGGGGTCAGGAGGCGGTCGACGGGAGTTGCCCGGTGTCGCTGGCCGACGCCGCGGAAGACGCGTGGGACGAGATGGACCAGACGGGGCGGCTCCGGGTCGAAGCCACCGACCGGGTTCGGGGCGACGAGACGTACCTCCGGCACCTGTTTCGGAACCTGTTCGAGAACGCGGTCCAGCATGGCGGGACCGACGTGACCGTCGAGGTCGGCCGACTGCGCGACGGCTTCTACGTCGCCGACGACGGTTGCGGTATCCCGCCCGAGAAACGCGATGCGGTCTTCGAAGCGGGGTTCACGACCGCGAAGGACGCGGGCGGAACCGGACTGGGGCTAGCGTTCGTCGGCGAACTGGCCGAGGTGTACGAGTGGCGGTGTTCGGTGACCGAGAGCGCCGACGGCGGCGCGCGCTTCGAGTTCCGGGACGTCGAGTTCGTCTCGGACGAGTAA